Proteins from a genomic interval of Candidatus Bathyarchaeota archaeon:
- the ilvE gene encoding branched-chain-amino-acid transaminase, producing MEQKELLIYIDGKHCPKSEAKISVYDHGFLYGDGVFEGIRAYNGSVFKLKEHIDRLYSSAHAIMLEISVTKEEMINAVIETLKRNKLTDAYIRLVVSRGVGDLGLDPRKCSKPTIIIITDRIKLHGGEAKEKGLTAIISWVKRDPVDATTHEIKSLNYLNSILAKIEANNANVDEAIYLNKEGFVCEGVAENIFTVSNDVIITPPTSTGALRGITRNVVIEIGRKLGYTVLKKEITPTDLFLADEVFFTGTAVEVVPVKEINGRQIGSGKPGPVTRRLMAEYHKLVRDPEEGVLIR from the coding sequence ATGGAGCAGAAAGAGCTTCTTATTTACATAGATGGAAAGCACTGTCCGAAGTCAGAAGCGAAAATCTCAGTGTACGACCATGGCTTCCTTTATGGAGACGGTGTGTTTGAAGGAATACGCGCTTACAACGGCAGCGTATTCAAACTGAAAGAACACATTGACAGACTATATTCATCCGCACACGCTATCATGTTAGAAATTTCCGTGACAAAAGAAGAAATGATCAACGCCGTGATAGAAACGCTGAAAAGAAACAAACTTACCGATGCATACATTCGTCTGGTTGTCTCCAGAGGCGTAGGCGACTTAGGACTTGACCCCAGAAAATGCTCCAAACCAACAATAATAATCATCACCGACCGAATAAAACTTCACGGAGGAGAAGCTAAAGAAAAAGGCTTGACAGCCATAATTTCATGGGTCAAACGGGATCCTGTAGATGCAACAACGCATGAGATAAAATCTCTAAACTATCTAAACAGTATACTTGCCAAAATTGAAGCTAACAACGCAAACGTTGATGAAGCAATATATCTAAATAAAGAAGGTTTTGTATGCGAAGGTGTTGCAGAAAACATATTTACCGTATCCAATGATGTAATTATAACTCCGCCGACATCTACAGGTGCTCTGCGGGGAATAACGAGGAATGTTGTCATTGAGATTGGCCGAAAGCTTGGATACACCGTCCTTAAGAAAGAAATTACACCTACAGACCTGTTCCTCGCAGATGAAGTGTTCTTTACAGGAACCGCGGTAGAAGTGGTTCCAGTAAAAGAGATAAACGGACGACAAATCGGGAGCGGGAAACCTGGTCCAGTCACTCGAAGGTTGATGGCAGAATATCATAAGCTAGTAAGAGACCCTGAAGAAGGCGTGCTAATTCGCTGA
- a CDS encoding 30S ribosomal protein S26e, with the protein MPVKRKSRGRSKGSKGKSSLVQCSSCGELVPRDKAKRVSRRVSVVDYALAKELRQKGTYIAAPVETKYYCVSCAVHHGVVKVRSKNERRQRRRKRY; encoded by the coding sequence TTGCCAGTTAAGCGGAAAAGCCGTGGAAGGTCAAAAGGCAGTAAAGGAAAAAGCTCGTTAGTGCAGTGCAGTAGCTGCGGTGAGCTTGTGCCCCGTGACAAGGCTAAGCGTGTTTCGCGAAGAGTTTCAGTAGTGGATTACGCTTTAGCTAAGGAATTACGGCAAAAAGGCACCTACATCGCTGCGCCTGTGGAGACGAAGTATTACTGTGTCTCATGTGCTGTGCATCACGGCGTGGTGAAAGTGCGTTCGAAAAACGAGCGAAGACAACGCCGCCGGAAGAGATACTAA
- a CDS encoding DUF211 domain-containing protein: protein MLRRLVLDVLKPHKPTVVELSLALSSIEGIEGVNVITYEIDQEVENVKIIVAGKSINFESIKGKLEELGATIHSVDEVAAGKRIVEEVRTPQDRYARI from the coding sequence ATGTTAAGAAGGCTTGTCCTAGACGTTTTGAAGCCACATAAGCCAACCGTTGTTGAACTTTCTCTAGCACTAAGTAGCATAGAAGGCATAGAAGGCGTAAACGTAATTACTTACGAGATAGACCAGGAAGTGGAAAACGTAAAGATTATAGTTGCGGGAAAAAGCATAAACTTCGAAAGCATCAAGGGAAAACTAGAGGAATTGGGTGCTACCATTCATTCTGTTGATGAAGTTGCGGCTGGAAAAAGGATTGTTGAGGAAGTGAGGACCCCTCAGGATAGATATGCCCGAATTTAA
- a CDS encoding PfkB family carbohydrate kinase encodes MFDLVTIGHFVMDLIISPKISHPRVTLGGAATFVSLAANKLDAKVGVVSKVGKDFQKQLLWLRKANVDLSMVQIAEDASTTRFMLTYYDGKRKLQLGNKAPQIVPKDIPVSLRAKAIHVAPVANELSLEAIRKLRNRTSLLSIDPQGFLREFDEAGYMKLKGLSDVSFLQHCDVFKSSLKEIKIVTECAKLGTAMKKVRKCGVKTVLVTMGRKGILAYLDDKFYHIPACKPKILQDPTGAGDVFIGAFLAERIQGREPRWCCCVGSAAASFVIEDVGSQRFGEKKEVYERATKIYEKGIKPLPQDSIV; translated from the coding sequence GTGTTTGACCTAGTTACAATCGGCCACTTCGTCATGGACCTAATAATCTCGCCAAAAATATCTCATCCAAGGGTAACTCTAGGCGGTGCAGCTACTTTTGTTTCTCTAGCAGCAAACAAACTGGATGCAAAGGTAGGCGTAGTATCTAAGGTAGGAAAAGACTTTCAAAAACAGCTTTTATGGCTTCGTAAAGCTAACGTAGATTTGTCAATGGTGCAAATTGCAGAAGACGCTTCTACAACCCGTTTCATGCTCACCTACTACGATGGAAAGCGGAAACTTCAACTAGGAAATAAGGCGCCCCAAATAGTTCCAAAAGATATACCAGTTTCTTTGCGTGCCAAAGCAATTCATGTCGCGCCAGTGGCAAACGAACTCTCACTGGAAGCAATTCGAAAGCTTAGAAACAGGACATCCTTGTTATCCATCGACCCTCAAGGATTCCTACGTGAATTCGACGAGGCAGGTTACATGAAACTCAAGGGATTGAGTGATGTAAGCTTCCTCCAACACTGTGACGTCTTCAAATCGTCACTTAAAGAAATTAAGATAGTAACTGAATGTGCTAAACTTGGAACTGCAATGAAAAAGGTTCGTAAATGTGGTGTGAAAACTGTCTTAGTTACTATGGGCAGGAAAGGAATATTGGCGTATCTTGATGATAAATTCTATCATATTCCCGCCTGCAAACCTAAAATCCTTCAAGATCCAACTGGCGCTGGCGACGTTTTCATCGGCGCCTTTTTAGCGGAGCGTATTCAAGGCAGAGAGCCTCGGTGGTGTTGCTGTGTCGGTTCAGCCGCTGCATCCTTTGTTATAGAAGACGTTGGCTCTCAGCGTTTCGGTGAAAAGAAAGAGGTTTACGAGAGGGCAACTAAAATATATGAGAAGGGAATTAAGCCATTGCCACAGGACTCTATTGTTTAG
- a CDS encoding DUF1805 domain-containing protein has translation MIRVGQLKVDGKTALGLKVDLPDSPPLVAVIGEKGFVMCGFLNVDVAERLGVTAAMVSGVKTFDDMLDAEIRAVTSEAEMRGIRQGMKGREAVKLLF, from the coding sequence ATGATTAGAGTTGGTCAGTTGAAAGTTGACGGGAAAACTGCGTTGGGTTTGAAAGTGGATTTGCCGGATTCTCCTCCTCTTGTTGCAGTTATTGGGGAAAAAGGGTTTGTTATGTGTGGATTCTTGAATGTGGATGTGGCTGAAAGACTTGGTGTGACAGCGGCGATGGTTAGCGGTGTTAAAACATTTGATGACATGCTTGATGCCGAAATTAGAGCGGTTACCTCTGAAGCTGAAATGAGGGGGATAAGGCAAGGAATGAAAGGGCGCGAGGCTGTAAAACTGTTGTTCTAG
- a CDS encoding SAM-dependent chlorinase/fluorinase translates to MDKKIKDYVVPDFAKPRLKENVVFGEVLHVDDFGNVITNISSEIIKKLATRENEFVKIEMGGKAAALKLCSAYGDVSLSSALAIVGGHDFLEVSVNQGSATKRLKVKSGDSIRVRRQGYC, encoded by the coding sequence TTGGACAAAAAAATTAAAGACTACGTTGTGCCGGATTTTGCGAAACCACGTTTGAAGGAGAATGTTGTGTTTGGCGAGGTATTGCACGTTGACGATTTTGGCAACGTCATTACAAACATTTCGTCGGAAATCATAAAAAAACTAGCTACTCGCGAAAACGAATTCGTCAAGATTGAAATGGGTGGAAAGGCTGCCGCTTTGAAGCTGTGTTCTGCTTATGGCGACGTTTCCTTGAGTAGCGCTCTTGCAATAGTTGGTGGTCATGATTTCCTAGAGGTTTCAGTAAATCAAGGCAGTGCCACGAAACGACTTAAGGTAAAAAGTGGTGATTCTATCCGTGTTCGGCGGCAGGGCTATTGTTGA
- a CDS encoding HAD family hydrolase has translation MKIKAVLFDLGGTLVKTSSIPEVMKKILETYDIERSTEEIEQARKIAEEHTNTEELPVLGDEFWVRWNAEILEHVGIRKNVPFLAEKITKLWWHHANVELYPDAEKTLKLLKQSGLKVGLITNGLESDVREILPKVGLTEFFDVEVASNTVGKMKPNREMFLHALKKLEVLPQEALFIGDMLEQDYKGAKKSGLKALLIDRRGNIKDEDIEKIESLTNLLKYI, from the coding sequence ATGAAAATAAAGGCAGTTCTCTTTGACTTAGGAGGAACACTAGTAAAAACTTCATCCATCCCCGAAGTCATGAAAAAGATACTGGAAACTTACGACATTGAACGTTCAACAGAAGAAATTGAGCAAGCAAGAAAAATCGCTGAGGAGCATACAAATACCGAGGAGCTACCTGTTTTGGGAGACGAGTTCTGGGTAAGATGGAACGCGGAAATTTTAGAACATGTAGGAATCCGGAAAAATGTGCCATTCCTAGCAGAGAAGATAACGAAGTTATGGTGGCACCATGCAAATGTTGAGCTTTACCCAGACGCAGAAAAAACGTTGAAGTTACTCAAGCAAAGCGGATTGAAAGTCGGTCTCATAACAAATGGTTTAGAAAGTGATGTTAGAGAAATATTGCCAAAAGTTGGGTTGACAGAATTCTTTGATGTAGAAGTTGCTTCGAACACTGTTGGAAAAATGAAACCAAATAGAGAAATGTTTTTGCACGCTTTGAAGAAATTGGAGGTTCTACCTCAAGAAGCCCTTTTTATTGGCGACATGCTAGAACAAGACTACAAAGGAGCCAAGAAGAGCGGCTTAAAGGCTCTGCTAATTGACCGCAGGGGCAATATTAAAGATGAAGATATCGAGAAAATTGAAAGCTTGACGAACCTTCTAAAGTATATTTAA
- a CDS encoding threonine--tRNA ligase: MRILQLHSNYIKYKPIQKEIDLAEEVKGEEERQIEEVVVLFTAIEEGDNETTAKQAIREVRDFLGKLKVNKILIYPYAHLSSNLAKPASALKVVKAMEKYAKENSIETFRAPFGWNKQFTISVKGHPLAEQSRVVLPGEVRKDEKVSEALKAEEKMKSSWYILQPEGNMVPVEKFDFTGHENLEKFAKYEISKMRASQQMPPHVKLMRRLELVDYEPGSDPGNLRWYPKGRLVKSLIERFVTSTILKYGAMEVETPIMYDFNHPSLSDYLDRFPARQYIIKSEDKDLFLRFAACFGQFLMLHDAQFSYRQLPLRIYELTRYSFRREKSGEIAGLRRQRAFTMPDCHALCSDLEQAKKEYVIRFELCMKVLEGLGFGREDYELGIRFTKHFHEKNWDFIVSLARLFAKPVLIEMLEKKALYWVLKWEFNFVDNQDKASALSTDQLDVENACRYDITYIDEKGERQHPLILHCSPSGGIERCVYAMLEKAYREQQKGGIPIFPLWLSPTQVRIVPVSDKFTKDAEKIAEEIGKYEIRVDFDDRPLTMQRKIREAETEWVNYIVVIGQREIDSGILPVRDRLVGKIVKMRLQELVDSILKDTKGKPFKPIPLPKKLSLRPQFYG; encoded by the coding sequence TTGCGTATACTTCAACTGCATTCAAATTACATCAAATACAAACCCATACAAAAGGAAATTGACTTAGCTGAAGAAGTGAAAGGGGAAGAGGAAAGACAGATAGAGGAGGTTGTTGTCCTTTTTACCGCTATTGAAGAGGGCGACAACGAAACCACGGCAAAACAAGCAATCAGGGAAGTACGAGATTTCCTAGGGAAACTCAAAGTCAATAAGATTCTAATCTACCCTTACGCACACCTAAGTAGCAACTTAGCAAAACCTGCATCGGCGCTCAAAGTCGTTAAAGCAATGGAAAAGTATGCAAAAGAAAATAGCATAGAAACCTTTCGCGCGCCTTTTGGCTGGAACAAACAATTCACCATCTCAGTAAAAGGACACCCTTTAGCAGAACAATCAAGAGTAGTTCTACCAGGCGAAGTAAGGAAGGACGAGAAAGTTTCCGAGGCTCTGAAAGCCGAAGAAAAAATGAAGTCTTCTTGGTATATTCTGCAACCAGAGGGAAACATGGTACCTGTTGAAAAATTCGATTTTACAGGACATGAAAACCTTGAAAAGTTTGCTAAATACGAAATCTCAAAGATGAGAGCAAGTCAACAAATGCCGCCACACGTCAAACTGATGAGAAGGCTTGAACTTGTCGACTATGAGCCTGGTAGCGACCCTGGAAACTTGAGATGGTATCCTAAGGGGCGACTAGTCAAATCTTTGATTGAGCGGTTCGTCACTAGCACCATCTTGAAGTACGGTGCCATGGAAGTTGAAACCCCAATTATGTACGACTTTAATCATCCCAGCCTAAGCGACTATCTAGACCGATTCCCAGCAAGACAGTACATCATCAAGTCGGAAGACAAAGACCTATTCCTCAGATTCGCCGCATGCTTCGGCCAGTTTCTCATGCTTCATGACGCTCAGTTTTCTTACCGCCAACTTCCATTACGAATCTACGAACTGACGAGATACAGTTTTAGGCGAGAGAAAAGTGGTGAAATAGCAGGACTACGACGACAACGCGCCTTCACGATGCCTGATTGCCACGCCCTCTGCTCCGACTTGGAGCAAGCGAAAAAGGAATATGTCATCCGCTTCGAGTTGTGCATGAAAGTCTTAGAGGGTCTTGGATTTGGAAGAGAAGATTATGAATTGGGGATAAGGTTTACAAAGCATTTCCACGAAAAAAACTGGGATTTCATAGTTTCCTTGGCAAGACTATTTGCGAAACCAGTTTTGATTGAGATGTTGGAGAAAAAAGCATTATATTGGGTTCTAAAATGGGAATTTAACTTCGTTGACAACCAAGACAAAGCCTCCGCATTATCAACAGATCAACTTGATGTGGAAAACGCCTGCAGATACGATATCACCTACATTGATGAAAAAGGTGAAAGGCAGCATCCGCTGATTCTACATTGTTCACCAAGTGGTGGAATTGAAAGATGTGTCTATGCGATGTTGGAAAAAGCGTATCGAGAACAGCAAAAAGGGGGAATCCCAATTTTTCCACTTTGGCTTTCGCCCACACAGGTCAGAATAGTACCCGTCTCAGACAAATTCACCAAAGATGCTGAAAAAATTGCTGAAGAAATTGGTAAATATGAAATAAGAGTAGATTTTGACGATCGTCCTTTGACCATGCAAAGGAAAATCAGAGAAGCAGAAACTGAATGGGTAAACTACATAGTAGTTATTGGTCAAAGAGAAATCGACTCAGGAATTCTGCCGGTTCGGGATAGACTTGTTGGAAAAATCGTGAAAATGAGACTTCAAGAGCTGGTTGACAGTATTTTGAAAGACACAAAAGGTAAACCGTTCAAGCCAATACCCTTACCTAAAAAGCTGTCCCTGCGCCCACAATTCTACGGCTAA
- the pgsA gene encoding archaetidylinositol phosphate synthase translates to MLTRLKKRVQSLLATTAKLLHNLGVTPNQISAMGILLAFLSGCSYWAWQHNRLLLIVAPILLLLSGLCDALDGVVARLHGETTAFGGFLDSLLDRYADSFILVAMIISGLCEVSWGSIALVGSLLVSYVRARAEAAGVKMETVGLTERAERILVLTLASFAAFFWLGALYWSVGVLAVLTNLTVLQRTIYFYNKSKQKES, encoded by the coding sequence ATGCTAACGCGCTTAAAGAAACGAGTTCAATCCCTGCTCGCAACAACGGCAAAACTACTACATAATCTAGGTGTGACGCCGAACCAAATCAGTGCAATGGGAATTTTGTTGGCTTTTCTATCCGGTTGTTCTTACTGGGCGTGGCAGCATAATCGTCTTCTCCTCATAGTTGCACCAATTCTTTTACTACTATCTGGACTCTGCGACGCTCTGGACGGAGTTGTCGCAAGACTTCACGGTGAAACCACGGCTTTCGGCGGCTTTTTAGATTCTTTGCTCGACCGCTACGCCGATTCATTTATTCTCGTCGCAATGATAATCAGCGGTCTATGTGAAGTTTCTTGGGGTTCCATTGCGCTTGTCGGCTCTTTACTGGTAAGCTATGTTCGCGCAAGGGCAGAGGCTGCTGGAGTCAAAATGGAGACCGTTGGTTTAACGGAGCGCGCTGAACGAATACTTGTATTGACACTGGCTAGTTTCGCTGCTTTCTTCTGGCTGGGCGCACTTTATTGGAGCGTAGGAGTCCTTGCGGTGTTAACAAATCTTACCGTGCTTCAACGCACAATCTACTTTTACAATAAATCCAAGCAAAAAGAAAGTTAG
- a CDS encoding aminotransferase class I/II-fold pyridoxal phosphate-dependent enzyme yields MTIPFKVTERVSTIKYAIRDVTEFAKKIEKTGKKITYLNIGDPVKFDFDTPRHIKLALFEAVKAGANWYGPSEGLLELREAICKKEKRVNNIDISPENVIVTTGVSEGIFMIMAAIIDRGDEILVPGPTYPPYAAYAKFFEGKPISYKTVEEKGWKPDVEDMRSKISRKTRGVVIINPNNPCGAVYDENTVKRIVDLAAENDLLVLSDEIYDRIVYEDRFVSTACIAKDFPVVGLNGFSKAYLATGWRLGYFYFHDPERKLEALEESAKKESRIRLCTNTPIQKAGVAALNGPQEHITEMVEKLRKRRDYAWKRLNEIEGISCTKPKGAFYVFPRIHGIGQRWKTDLEFVLDVLEKTGVLFVHGSGFCDTYGVGHVRGVFLPPIEILENAFNMLEKFMSRS; encoded by the coding sequence TTGACAATACCATTTAAAGTCACGGAAAGAGTAAGCACAATCAAATATGCGATCAGAGACGTCACAGAGTTCGCCAAAAAAATTGAAAAAACAGGAAAAAAAATAACCTACCTCAATATAGGCGACCCCGTAAAGTTCGACTTTGACACACCCAGACACATTAAACTGGCTTTGTTTGAGGCAGTGAAAGCTGGGGCAAACTGGTATGGTCCATCAGAGGGGCTCTTAGAGTTAAGAGAGGCAATTTGTAAAAAAGAAAAACGTGTTAACAACATAGACATTTCGCCTGAAAACGTCATAGTCACCACAGGGGTTTCCGAAGGCATATTCATGATTATGGCAGCGATAATAGACAGAGGCGACGAAATTCTAGTGCCTGGTCCAACTTACCCACCGTATGCAGCGTATGCCAAGTTTTTTGAGGGAAAGCCTATATCGTACAAGACTGTGGAAGAAAAAGGGTGGAAACCTGACGTTGAAGATATGCGATCAAAAATTTCTAGGAAGACTAGAGGTGTTGTGATAATAAATCCTAACAATCCATGCGGCGCTGTTTATGATGAGAACACGGTGAAAAGAATTGTGGATTTAGCAGCCGAAAATGACTTGTTGGTTTTGTCTGACGAAATCTATGATAGAATAGTGTATGAAGACCGGTTTGTAAGCACAGCCTGTATTGCGAAGGATTTTCCAGTCGTTGGGCTCAACGGTTTTTCTAAAGCTTATTTGGCCACTGGGTGGAGGCTAGGATACTTCTATTTCCACGACCCTGAAAGAAAGTTAGAGGCCCTGGAGGAAAGCGCCAAAAAAGAATCTCGGATTAGGTTGTGCACCAATACTCCTATTCAAAAGGCAGGTGTGGCGGCTTTGAATGGACCGCAAGAGCATATCACTGAGATGGTTGAGAAATTGCGGAAAAGAAGAGACTACGCTTGGAAGCGCTTAAATGAAATTGAAGGAATCAGTTGCACAAAGCCTAAAGGGGCTTTTTACGTCTTTCCAAGAATACATGGGATTGGGCAACGTTGGAAGACTGATTTAGAATTTGTTTTGGACGTTTTGGAAAAAACAGGTGTTCTTTTTGTACACGGTTCGGGCTTTTGTGACACATATGGTGTAGGGCACGTGAGGGGCGTGTTTTTGCCGCCTATTGAAATCTTGGAAAATGCATTCAACATGCTAGAGAAATTTATGAGTCGTAGTTAG
- a CDS encoding DUF167 domain-containing protein, with product MKLLKTKDGVILEIQVKPKSKNFRIRVNDELVIFCRQQPVKGKVNRELIKELSKIFGRKVEIVSGLRSKVKKILIRKIAEEDVSKILESVRKDNIV from the coding sequence ATGAAGCTATTGAAGACTAAAGACGGAGTGATACTTGAAATTCAGGTGAAACCCAAATCAAAAAACTTTAGAATACGAGTTAACGACGAGCTTGTAATATTTTGCAGGCAACAGCCGGTTAAAGGAAAAGTCAATAGGGAGTTAATAAAGGAACTTTCAAAAATTTTTGGAAGAAAAGTCGAAATCGTTTCAGGTCTTCGTTCGAAGGTTAAAAAAATTTTGATAAGGAAAATAGCTGAAGAAGATGTTTCTAAAATCCTAGAATCTGTGAGAAAGGATAACATTGTTTAA
- the proS gene encoding proline--tRNA ligase: MPTGKREKRNKQFGEWFRQVLINAEILDYRYPIKGCGVWLPYGYKIRRLVTQLLRDLHDATGHEEVQFPIMVTETDLRKEAAHIKDFENEVFWITHGGLKPLEIKYALRPTSETAIYPMLKLWIRSHADLPKRLYQIGSVFRYETKTTRPIIRVRELSTFKEAHTSHATLEDAEIQIKEAIQIYKNFFDACGVPYVISRRPDWDKFPGALYSISFDVIMPDGRTLQSGTVHNLGQNFSKTFDIQYETIDGEHQYIWQTCYGISERGIGALISVHGDDNGIGLIPCLAPIQVIIIPIPHKENPQSIAEVCKKVAEKLENMGFRTEIDQREDLTPGAKFFYWELRGVPIRIEIGPKDVKKEQVVFVRRDTFKKEACRISDLSSRLRQLMDQMSIEMRERAWEWMRKRIYRVDSLEKADELLKKRAGILELLWCGDAGCGHEIEELVSAKLLGTPVDFEEKIEGKCVVCGKKASSFVRAAIAY; this comes from the coding sequence ATGCCAACTGGAAAACGTGAAAAACGAAACAAACAATTCGGCGAATGGTTCCGCCAAGTACTGATAAATGCAGAAATACTTGATTACCGCTATCCAATCAAAGGTTGCGGCGTCTGGCTCCCATACGGATACAAAATACGCAGATTAGTCACTCAATTGCTGCGGGATTTGCACGACGCCACTGGACACGAGGAAGTTCAATTCCCAATCATGGTCACCGAGACCGATCTCCGCAAAGAAGCCGCCCATATCAAAGACTTTGAAAACGAGGTGTTCTGGATAACCCACGGCGGTCTAAAACCCCTAGAGATCAAATATGCACTAAGGCCAACCAGCGAAACAGCAATCTACCCCATGCTCAAACTCTGGATACGAAGCCACGCCGACCTGCCAAAAAGGCTATACCAAATCGGCAGTGTGTTCCGCTACGAAACAAAAACTACAAGACCCATCATCAGAGTCCGTGAACTCTCTACATTCAAGGAAGCTCATACAAGCCACGCCACCCTCGAAGATGCAGAAATCCAAATTAAGGAAGCCATTCAAATCTACAAAAACTTCTTCGATGCCTGCGGTGTCCCTTATGTAATCAGTCGCCGCCCAGACTGGGATAAATTCCCTGGTGCTCTCTATTCAATCTCTTTCGACGTCATTATGCCTGATGGACGCACCTTACAATCAGGTACGGTTCACAATCTAGGCCAAAACTTCTCCAAGACATTTGATATCCAATACGAAACCATAGACGGCGAACACCAATACATTTGGCAAACTTGCTATGGCATAAGTGAACGAGGAATCGGTGCGCTAATCAGCGTACACGGCGACGACAATGGCATCGGATTAATACCCTGCCTCGCTCCTATCCAAGTCATAATCATCCCGATACCGCATAAAGAAAACCCACAATCAATTGCAGAAGTATGTAAGAAAGTTGCAGAAAAACTGGAAAACATGGGCTTTAGAACTGAAATTGACCAGAGAGAAGACCTAACTCCAGGCGCCAAATTCTTCTACTGGGAACTCCGCGGCGTCCCAATTCGTATAGAGATCGGTCCAAAAGACGTTAAGAAGGAACAAGTTGTTTTCGTACGTCGCGACACCTTCAAGAAAGAAGCTTGCAGGATCAGCGACTTATCATCCCGATTACGTCAGCTAATGGATCAGATGTCAATCGAAATGCGGGAGAGGGCTTGGGAATGGATGAGAAAGCGAATATACAGAGTCGACAGTCTAGAAAAGGCAGACGAACTGTTAAAGAAAAGGGCTGGAATCTTAGAACTCCTGTGGTGTGGGGATGCGGGGTGTGGTCATGAAATTGAAGAACTTGTGAGCGCCAAGCTATTAGGAACGCCAGTTGACTTTGAAGAAAAAATTGAAGGCAAATGTGTTGTTTGCGGCAAAAAAGCGTCAAGCTTCGTGAGGGCAGCAATCGCCTACTAG
- a CDS encoding BsuPI-related putative proteinase inhibitor, with amino-acid sequence MKRLASSSIILILLVSMFGLTFNIQPSKAEDNLLLEMEVSKTLITIGEEIDITLTVTNVGNTTVTKTLPQPPVFNVCYFTSEGFFSWTDGKVFPQVIVEITLEPGESYTETLHWDLYQFHYADGKFYPPRPGTYDLAGYCCLMDVDIWDLLEPEVYVEVTIVGDWWNLADVNFDFIVDIYDVVLAAGAYGSAPLDPNWNPHFDIAEPYGVIDIYDIVMICSSYGEEYLP; translated from the coding sequence GTGAAGAGATTAGCTTCTTCTTCAATTATTTTAATCTTGCTAGTAAGCATGTTTGGTTTAACGTTTAACATTCAACCATCTAAAGCAGAAGACAATCTTTTGCTAGAAATGGAAGTCAGTAAGACACTCATAACCATTGGAGAAGAGATTGACATCACGCTTACAGTGACAAATGTTGGAAATACAACCGTCACGAAAACTCTTCCCCAACCACCAGTATTTAACGTATGTTACTTCACATCTGAAGGTTTTTTCTCTTGGACAGATGGTAAAGTTTTTCCTCAAGTGATAGTTGAAATCACTTTGGAGCCAGGGGAGAGCTATACTGAAACACTGCATTGGGATCTCTATCAGTTTCATTATGCAGATGGAAAATTCTATCCGCCAAGACCTGGAACTTATGATTTAGCTGGTTATTGTTGTTTAATGGATGTAGATATCTGGGATTTGTTAGAACCAGAAGTTTATGTTGAAGTTACAATTGTTGGTGATTGGTGGAATCTTGCAGATGTTAACTTTGACTTTATAGTTGACATCTACGATGTGGTACTGGCTGCTGGAGCTTATGGATCTGCACCTTTAGATCCTAATTGGAACCCACACTTTGACATAGCTGAACCTTATGGAGTCATAGACATCTACGACATAGTAATGATCTGTTCAAGCTACGGAGAAGAATACTTACCATAA
- a CDS encoding AbrB/MazE/SpoVT family DNA-binding domain-containing protein, with amino-acid sequence MKALEMLESFFKSKVDSRGRIYLPKGAREKLSIKTGDKIYLKIQNDCIIVLTLKAVNMNRFIFDWTP; translated from the coding sequence TTGAAAGCTCTTGAGATGTTGGAATCTTTCTTTAAAAGCAAAGTTGACAGCAGAGGAAGAATCTACCTACCCAAAGGAGCAAGAGAGAAACTCTCAATTAAAACAGGAGATAAAATTTACTTGAAAATCCAGAATGATTGCATCATTGTCCTTACGTTAAAGGCGGTTAATATGAATAGATTCATTTTTGATTGGACTCCTTGA